Below is a genomic region from Miscanthus floridulus cultivar M001 chromosome 1, ASM1932011v1, whole genome shotgun sequence.
ctgatgcaggtgaagtagtggtcggtgcagactgaatccacgcctccttcgtggtcatggcgatgaagtcgtcggagccggtggtccaggtgatctggccgacggtgaacgtgaggccgttcggcgtagccatggagccggagatgatgaccatcttgtttgcttggagagcagtacgcacaccccctacctggcgcgccactatcgatgaaatatggtcggcagtctacctaggggtatgcccaaggtagtagattgtcggcagacagatgcgcaagccacaaacaagatggtgacgcaagacagacacgaggttttatccaggttcggccgcccggaaggcgtaatacctacgtcctgcgtctgatttgtattgctgtatgtcaatgagagatgttttttagagggatcccctgcccgccttatatagtccggggggcagggttatagatctgaaaactaatcctagccagttacaattgccatatgtggccggataaggattcctattctaaccgaccaggatcttgcttgatcgccaaatccgccttgactccttgtgcgggactccgatcaggttggctgggccgcacgtcgtcttttggtggaccgggcccaccgatctgggccggcccaagcttagccataagggtataggggttaataccccacaCACTGTAATAAAGCTGATGCTCATTCTTGCTCCTCATGCCGTTTGGGCAAACATGCTCGTATACCTTTTTTAGATTCCACAACACAAACATTTTTCCCTTTTCAAATTGTTCACACGGATGTCTGGACGTCACCTGTTTACAGTCATTCCGGTTATAAATATTACATTGTGCTTTTAGATGATTACACTCACTATCTCTGGACAGTCCCACTTCGTAACAAGTCTGATGCTCTCCCCACTATTCATGCGTTCATCTCATATGTTCACACTCAATTTCGCCTTCCCATTCTCGCTTTTCAGACAGACAATGGCAAGGAGTACGACTCTACAGCCATGcgccttcttctttcttctctcggGACACAGCTCCGTCTCTCATGTCCGCACACATCACAACAAAATGGGAAAGCTGAGCGAGTTCTCCGTACTATTAACGATTGCGTGCGTACTATGCTGATTCGCAGTGCAGCTCCTTTGGCGTTCTGGGCGGGGGCGCTAGCCACTGCGACATATCTCATCAACCGGCGCCCCTGTCGAGCCACAGGTCCCACGACGCCGTATGCCATGCTGTTCGGCGTCGAGCCTTCTTATGATGTGCTTCGCGTGTTCGGGTGCCAGTGCTTCCCCAACCTCACCGCCACCACCAACCACAAGCTCAACGCCCGGTCTGCCAGATGCGTCTTCATCGGGTATCCAGCGGACCACCGCGGATATCGCTGCTACAACATCAACACGGGCTGGGTGATCACGTCGCGGCACGTTGTCTTCGACGAGTCGATCTTCCCCTTCCGCAACGCATCTTCCACTTCGACGGATGTGGTGGGCTGCAACCCTTCCACATCTCCTCGTGCTCGGCTCGGCGCACAGGACCGCTCTCCTTCGCCACCGCCACCACGTCTGGCGCCCGGCCTACCACGTCGTGCCACTCGAGCCCGCGATGCATGGCGACGGACAAGCTTTCCAGCTCCCTCGACGCCATCAACCACCAACCCCGTCGTGTCCAGCACGACAGGCTCTCCTGACACCAGTGCTCCGTCACGCTCGAACACGTCGTCCACGCCGAGCCCTCCAGCGTCGCCGACTGCCGCGCCTTCTCCGATCGACGCGGCTGCACCAAGACACCACATGACCACTCGCGCCCGTGCAGGCATCCACAAGCCAAATCCAAAGTacgccatggcggccaccgcgacgTCGATTTCGCCTGTTCCGCGGAGCGTTCGCCAGGCTGTGCAGGATCCCAACTGGTACGCTGCTATGAAACAAGAATTTGATGCACTGCAGGCCAACAAGACATGGACACTGGTTCCCTGTCCACCCGGTGCCCGTGTCATCACCGGCAAGTGGGTGTTTAAACACAAATTCAACCCTGACGGCACCCTTGAGCGATACAAGGCTCGATGGGTCGTCCGTGGCTTCAATCAGCGACCCGGCATCGACTTTGGCGAGACGTTCTCGCTGGTGATCAAGCCAGCAACAATCCGCACCGTCCTCACGCTCGTCGCCACGAACAACTGGCCGGCTCACCAACTTGATGTTTccaacgcctttcttcatggcaaTCTTCAGGAACAGGTGTACAGCCAGCAGCCGACCGTCCAGTTGGTCTATTCCCTTCTACACTTAATGCAGTGCCATTTACAGTAGATGTAGGTGATACCGCACCAGGAATACATGGCAGGCAAACTGAGCAATAATATCATGAGCCACGAACCTTTATTTGGCATTTTACACGTTCAGTATATTATCTTCAGCACGAACAAAACAAACACAACACAAGACACATTACACGTGCGTCGAAACCTCAGCACCATTGCGATTCAGCCCACAAATATAGACAAGGATACACTACTCCATCTTTGATGAACCAACGATTGCAACCTCAGCTTCGATGCAGCACTTGTTCTTCACGAGATAGCCATTTGAGGAGTCCTTGAAATCCTCCAGCGAGATGAACTTTTCCCATCCCCAGCATCTAGCCTTGTTTGTAAACTGGCTCCGGCCTGTATTTTTCCCAACCAACCAAAGTCAAGAATATATATTATGATAATTCGGCATTTGCAATACTGTCTAGGTAGGCGAACCTGTTCCTTTCCGGTGATTGTCGCCTTCCTGGTGTTTGATCGATAAGCTCAATTCTACCAGGTTCGCAGAGTCATTAGGGAGATCATTTGTTTTTTCCATGCACAGGCCCAAGGTGAGGTGGTTCCCATCGCAAGACTTATAGATACCGATACTCCTGCAAATTGGACAGCATGTAACAGTTCAGTTCATGATGCATAAAACAAAGTATTGCGTTTCAGGTGTCGAGCATTAAAATTGCGTGCTGAGCATGTAACCATTTGTATCCTGCGACTTCAAACTCCGGCGAGTAGCCGGAGTTCTTCAGTGCAAAGAAGTCCTCGATGTCCCAGGTGTAAGTCTTGGCCTCGTTGAAGATGCTCGGCTTCTGAACAAACAGCGTTTCTGATGTTGTGCTCACTTTGGAAGTGGTGACTTTGATGAACTCGACACCAAAGGTGCAGCTGTTATTGACAATAAACTTAGAGGGCCGTTCTTTCAGTTTTTCAAGGGAAATCATGCATGAGGCTCCGGAGCTTGTGCTTGCAGTCTGAAAACTGTGCCTAACTGCAGGCACAAATCATGGGAAAAGATGAAATTCTCGTGTATGAAAAAGGTATTCAATCTAGTGTAAAAAACAAAAACAGAAACGAAATATTATTAGAGATATGAATATGTTGTTAATTAACTTGATGCTAAAATTGTCACTACAATTTACCTTGATACTCGCTGTGCTTTCCGTACGACTGGTCATATATCAGCAACTTGAAAGAGGCCTCCACGACACTATCGGGCTTCACTGAGCTGCTCGCCAGCTGAAGCATAAGAGAGGCGTACTCCTTGTCGTCACCGCTCTTCTTGTCCCTTGGATTCAGTTTCAGGTACCTGTAAAGAAGCGAATAGATCACTGAGAATCTACAAACACTGCTGTAGTTACAGGAACTTTGTGATGCAACCAAGCTGTTAAAAAAAATCAGACTGTTAATTACCATACCAGTTGTGGCCCATAATCTCAAACACTCTGGAGTAGGTCCATCCTTCACCCTTGTCAAGGAGTGAGGAGAATCCATCGACGCTCCACTTCAGGGTCGTCTGCTGGCCCTGCCTCGGCTTTGATCGCCCTGAAACAGCAATTAGGAGATACAGAAACGGTACGAAAGTTCACAGCAACAGCTAAAAATAGCGCTGCAAATACAGAAGAATCATCCGAGTGCATACCGCGAGATGAAGAGTTGCCCATGACGTTCCGTCCGATAAGCCTGGTATTGAGCTATTGGTTTGTGCACAAGGTGTTCCTTTTCACTATATGTAGAAGGAGATTGATTAGGTGTGCGAATAGTTTCTCGGCAAATAGGGTGAGGTTTCTGTCTATCATTGGAGACTTTGGAA
It encodes:
- the LOC136484839 gene encoding uncharacterized protein, with protein sequence MGNSSSRGRSKPRQGQQTTLKWSVDGFSSLLDKGEGWTYSRVFEIMGHNWYLKLNPRDKKSGDDKEYASLMLQLASSSVKPDSVVEASFKLLIYDQSYGKHSEYQVRHSFQTASTSSGASCMISLEKLKERPSKFIVNNSCTFGVEFIKVTTSKVSTTSETLFVQKPSIFNEAKTYTWDIEDFFALKNSGYSPEFEVAGYKWSIGIYKSCDGNHLTLGLCMEKTNDLPNDSANLVELSLSIKHQEGDNHRKGTGRSQFTNKARCWGWEKFISLEDFKDSSNGYLVKNKCCIEAEVAIVGSSKME